The Argentina anserina chromosome 5, drPotAnse1.1, whole genome shotgun sequence genome includes the window TAGTCACTCTCCCTTGAAGGGGTGCTTTGGGATTTTCCTACTGCGGGTTCTATGTGTAGTTTACCTTCTTAACCCTGTTTGGAGTTACGGGATACAAACACGACGTGTCATTTCAAGACTAGCTCAGTAACGCGTAGCGCTCTGtgaaattgtaatttttattttagccACAAGCGTTTAACGCGTAACTTCTAGCCAAATTGAATATTTCATTTTGTACACGTACTAATGCGTAACTTTATGGTCAAATTGAACATTTCATTTTGGATATAAGTATTGCGTAACTTTTCTGGCCAAATTGAGCTTTTTCATTTTAGACATATACTAACGTGTAACTTTTTAGCCAAATTGAGTTTTTCATTTTAGACATATATTAACACGTAACTTTTTTACTGTAAcggccccaaaatttcgagcctaaaaactcaaaattataaagtcgttaaacacaaaataatctcaaataaattgaaatcattaaagtgtaacagcggatcaattctgagttctcaatacaactcagacaaccaattattacaacccaaatttataatccatacataaaatggaaatgtaataatcctcacaaataaattcactcaaattctcacacaaatccacgccataaatctcaccacaacagggtacgaacgacttcgaatctccggagtcgtcactcaatctccgctaatcagtacctgcggaattatcccctacaccattgaattggtgcaccgggattgtaaacaaaaacccagtaagcttatagctcgtatgagtaaaatcacaatacagttcgcatatcaatatatacgaaagatcacaaaacaacaaatataaatgccctcatgagtcaatagtcagcccatctggttgacccaaagaaatatgaaataaaacgctcatgaggaaattaagtaacccttctggttacccaatgcatttataatacgggtaccaagaacgctggtacacatctgttacccctctcgtaatacaccgttgatattggatagccacccgctacccaacatccaaaataaactgagtacccatgagcagataaccacctgttacctcacatgcagtactaaggcagacagactagagctctaactgtatcgtaactttcgcccggccaaaggctaggttccgacttgccaaacacgtacaataatctcacatcatattgtaccaaaatcaggtccgaagacaattcacattttaacaatctcaatgttaaaaatcacgtacaataatctcacatcatattgtacaattcaaatcacatgctcaatataatcacaataaaatcataacagtatattatatagcaaactatatatattcgtacttatttaccatttatataatatatatatagtccactatattttatacatgtcatatttcaccacacatgctcaattcacaaatttccgtcatcgaaatgactatttttaatgaattaataacagtacgtaatttaatgaactatatatatatatgtacttattaccattatactgtatatatgtagtccactaacttatatacatgttgtaattcatttgataaacacacttgcaaaaatgttgaatcaccacgagggtagattcgtaattcagcgagattttactcaccttatcgactcgagcgtaattccacaatttccgaagataattcttttccttgatttatcgatcaccttgaacagataagaaaagaatttagaatcgtttcgtaaacctttaaatgccgaaacagtaataatcggttactgttcagcaattttcggttttacgaaattactgttcggtgttactgttcactattactattcacggtcactgtacaaatatacgattaatacgtatttctgtacgtataaatattaatacgtatttctgtacgtataattattaatacgtatttatgtacgtataaatgttaatacgtatttctgtacgtataaatgttaatacgtatttctgtacgtataattattaatacgtatttctgtacgtataaatattaatacgtatttctgtaagtatacgtacgatttaaatgtaaatacaatctcagtaaataaaatttactaaattaccctttttacaaattactttttacatttactgaaagtaatttatagttacatttaccgaaggtaaaaattaattacatttactgtagtaaataaaatttacatttacatttaccgttacacagtaaattaccagaataccctttcagtcaaaactaattacaccgcctcacacggcgacgcgtgtggcacacgcgccacctccggccgggcgcgcgtggggcccacgcgcctacTCCGACgccggcgcgtatcacgccacctccggccCAAAAAccatcctctcctccttctccaCCCTCCTACGATCTCCGACCACCCATAGGCCGCTCCAtgctcccacacgcgccgccttaaggcggcggtgttcatcaATCTCCCCTCctctccgatctcctccacaAATCATCCACAACATCCACAATACACATAACAACATTACAACATCCATATTCAATCAATCCATACCTTGTTTGAACCGTGGGGAGCATCGGGGAGGATAGGCGGCGGCGGGGAAAAATTGCAGAATCTTGACGACGTCCGAGCGGCTTGGCGACGGCGGGGCACGGGCTGGCGAGCTGGAGGGTGGCTGAGGGAGTCCTTGCGGCGACGCTGGGCTGGGCGGTGTACGTCACGGTGGCTCGGAAGGAGGCAGATCAGTGAGAGGGTTTTCGGAGAGAGGGAGGGCtcgggaagagagagagagagagagagagagagagaggaggcgGCCGAAtgaggggtttccaattatggaaaccctaatctcataaatgttctatttatactagtttccaaatcggaaactatcttccgacgttaataacttttacgtacgatgtccgtttcgaacgcgtcacgtatccacgaactcgtatcgacgagctctacaactttcgtgaaggaagtttttgaaaccgagcgacggaataaaagtcgataaattcgttcggaaacgtaacgttttcttattaaacgttctcggaacgcttctgtttccgtttcgtaacgtttgcaaacaaatcaaattcaatttaaatgaatttcaaaacttatagaatttacttcaaatcaaatatcgttttgaaaaattgaGGTTATTACATTGACTaaattgaatttttattttggacATATACTAACGCGTAACTTTTTGACTAAATTGAATGTGTTAgaattaggggtgggcataaaaaacggaaatctcgatcccgtcccgaaattcatagggacgggataggacgggacggaggtctaaaaacgttcgtcccgtcccgatcccgtcccgcttcataatagtgggatgggacgtgagacgaataatttatatcccgcttcgtcccgtcccgtcccacctttaatgaaaacttaaaaattcttatatatttgtatcaaaataaactaatttatgttcttaataattctaaaattatattaactcaaataataatggtaaattataatattttgaacataatatgcattttttttgttaaaatttcattattaaatattactttgttatgaaaaaaaataaaaatataggtttttatttaacttcataagaATGTGAGATTtgccccgtcccgtcccgatcccgatcccgtcccgtcccaaccgggattaatctcgagtgggatgcattcttaaaaaccctcgtcccgtcccgatcccgtaccgattcaaaagagtgggacgaaACGTGGGATGACCCCCGTCCCGTCACATCCCGTCctgtgcccacccctagttaGCATTATGTTCAATGTGTTACCATTTTGTAATATGATGATGAGCTCGAGCCCAAAATCACTCCATGTTTGGTGAGAAGGATCAGGCCTAGAACATTGAGGCCCAATCAACTTTTTCGATGGACGAATTGGAGCGACAATGGTAGAATCTCAATAGTGATAATAAGATCACTATGCGTTTATACTTTATAATATCTCATCGCTTATTTATGTCATCTACAAAGGATTTCACCATTGGATCAGTAAAAAATGTAATTCAAGGCAACCCTCACAAAAGTCTATGTAGTTGTCTAATTGTCATTGAAggtactcttttttttttatgataaaCAAGTTTAGAGAATGGATTTCGATTGGATTAGTATTCTGGTTAAGTCCACTTTGGTGGTCAGGAGTTGAAGGTTTGTGAAGAATGAAGAGTAAGAACATATGCAAGAGGAGTAAGGAAAGTCTGCTTTCTTGATGAGGAGGGTATGTATTAAGCAAACTAGACATATCATACCTCGAAGCATAATAGAgtaaaaagaagagagaaaagagaaggaaaaaagTCACCACTTTGGCTCCTTTCCTTGTTGTCTTCCACTCATTCCTGCACTTGAGGCTAGAAAACGCAGTGGATCAACACTTTTATCACCACTACAAAATGCTTATTTGTACCTTTTGATGCTTCTCTCCTTTTATATAGCTCCATAATTCAATCTATATGGACTTGTTCTTACTTCTAACACATAGAACATATATAGCTAGAAATGACAACAACATCTCAAACACTGCCTAATTATCAGCCAGCAGGAGAGAGCTTGAGTACTAATCCGATTCCTGAAGCAGTTCCGATCAATTCTTCTGGATCAATAGGCCCTTTCTTCGCAGTGATCTCCGTCCTAACGGTCCTTGCATTTCTTTCATGCGTGTTGGGTAGAATCTTGACCCGTAATAAGGTGGTGCTGACACCATTGGAGGGCATTAGAGATCAAAGAAGCTGTTTCGCATGGCTGAAGCGCAACTGCAGGTTTCAGTGTCTGTCTGGTGATCATTGTCATCATCCTGATGTGGAAGTTGGATCAGCAAAGGTCAAGAGTTTTGGCCAACGAGGAAATGATATTGCCAAGGTTAAAGAAGGTGATAAGCCTTCTTCGGAAGACGGCTAAGTTACATTTTCAAAGCTGTAATGGTGACATAGTTTGAGTTTTTCTGAATGCATGGTACCATTGCCTTGGAGCAGATATGTACTTGAAACTTCAAATACGCAAGGCAAATTTTCGGTGAGGGAATCATCAAACACTAGAACAGATAGTTATGCAGTTATGCTACATGGATTGTTCATTTTCTTAGACTACTTCATATGCGTAGAAATATTTATCCAGTATAGATGATGGAATGTTGACCTCAAATGAGCTGTAGACAGAGCAAGTATGCTTTAGTCACAAGAAGAAATTAAACTATTCAACGGTGATTGATAATCTCATGAAAACTCGGAAtatccaatatccaaaaacTTGAAGCATCTCATTTTTCGGAATATGAggaacatttttttttagaatagcTCTTGTAGTACGAAATTATCTATTATCAATCATAAGCTATGCAAGTCAAATTGACTAAATTTATCACCAAAAGATATGCCAATATTCTTCCTTCCTTTCTAGAAAGTAGAAAGCACACATGAAAGAGAACCTTCCAAGTGTGTAACAAAATAAGAGAAAGAAAACCACCGACTTGCTTTCCTGTTCTTAGCCTCTTAGTTGTCTCCACAAGGCGCAAACCAAATATAGCCTTCAGATCTTGCAATCATTCACCACCAAAACACCAACCATCATTTCTCCATAGCAAATTAACCAAACCACAACaacccttctccttctcctcctcgCTCCTCCGCTACCACCTCCGCAATCAGCATAGTCATTGTGATAATCACAATCTGCATTTCTCATATTGTGCACTTTCATTGtttgtgtgattgttgttCATAGTTCTAGTACTAATGCCTGCATTACAAGTTGAGCAACTCAACCAGCTAAGGGCCATCTTTGCGAGATTCGACATGGACTCAGATGGCAGCCTCACCATTCTAGAGCTCGGCGCTCTCCTCCGGTCCCTAGGACTCAGGCCCTCAGGTGACCAAATGCATGTTCTGCTATCCAACATTGACGCTAACGGCAATGGctctgttgaatttgatgaGTTGGTCAAGGCCATTTTGCCTGACATGAATGAGGAAATCTTTATAAACCAACAGCAACTCATGGAGGTTTTTCAGTCCTTTGATCGCGACGGCAACGGGTACATTACTGCAGCAGAGCTGGCAAAAtccatggccaaaatgggcCAGCCCTTGACATATAAGGAACTCACAGAGATGATGAAAGAGGCCGATTCAGATGGAGATGGTGTGATCAGCTTTAATGAATTTGCTACCATAATGGCAAAGTCTGCCTCGGGTTATCTAGGTCTTGGTCTCTCATGACCAAAACGTTATGATGATTAAGCTAACATGTTTATACCTTCATCCATGCATCACCTGGACAAATTCTTATCTGCTTCCACTCATTTTTAGGTCATAGACAAAGTTtacctttgttttttttgttctttctttcatTTGGTGGTTCTGTAGATtgtaatatgttttttttttattctgaCCAGCAAATGAAATATGTCAACTACTTTTTACTTCAAGAATTATGTTAGTTTTGTATATGCCAATTATTGAAGAAGAATCTCTTCTCATGCTACATAATTAATCTACACAAGTAACCCCAATTGCAGACAGCTTTTTGTAGCTGTTCTAAGTTTCTGATAATTCATTTTCAGACATCTTCGTAATAGCCCATGTTGGCATATTGTTTTTCAGTAGCAAAGAAAGGAAAACCAACAACAATAATCGTTATGTTTTcataaaaaacaaagaatcTTTACTGAATCACTGAATAGAATAATAATGTTGATATTGTACATCTGATGCATCATTATCATACATGATACAATTGCTTGACCATATAACTATATTTCCTAAGCAAAATGTTGGAAGGACATGAGCTTATCAGTTATACTTCAGCTAGCCTTTCTCTAATAATGGAGAACTAATTACATATAATACAGGGAAAGATACTTCTCTTACATTCAAATAATGTACACTAAGGCTATGACAAGAATGTGGAAAACTGGAAATTAACTGGTGCATTCATCAATGTTGGAAGGACGTGAGCTTATCAGTTATACTTCAGCTAGCCTTTCTCTAATAATGGAGAACTAATTACATATAATACAGGGAAAGATACTTCTCTTACATTCAAATAATGTACACTAAGGCTATGACAAGAATGTGGAAAACTGGAAATTAACTGGTGCATTCATCAATGACCCTGGGGCTTCTCTTCAAAGCGTCTAGATGTTGCAATGCGAGCTGTATATCCTACTGTTGTGGGTCGTATCGATCTCTGCCTCACCATTTGACAGAACTCAGGGTCATCTGATTGCCCGTCTGTTCTCATCCACTGTATCATTTGATGATACATGGGAAAGAATCGCATTTGGAAGGCGGCGTATGTGAAATAAGGTAGGAGAGAAGTGACTACTACCAAGAGTGTAAGAAGCCAATAAAATGGAGCTGGTGCACAGGCTTCAATGAAAACTTTATATGCAGTGGTTGATATTGAAGGGTCCAACGCTCCATATGCGAGCTGGAATATGTACCAAAACACTATGCCACCCCAGATGAAGAGATGTTGTATGTAAGTGAAGTAATTGATGGATAGTGCCATCTGACAGTTGACAACCCATACCACAATTGAGTACATGGTGGCACCAAAGATTTCGAAGCCAACAACTTCCCCTCCTTTGCGAAAGGCTTGACTACCTATTGCCAGGATGCAGGCGAAGAAGATTATCATAGCAGAGACTATGCCATTCAGTGACCATCCAAGTATCCGTACCCAGCTGAATAAGACATTTTGTGCACCTTCTTGGTACAGGAGAGGGAACTGTTACATCGAAACAAAATGGTAATTGGATCATATGCTGTGAAGTTTTGATTATCTAAGAAACCAATATTACTATGTAGAAGTATGTACTAAAAGACGTACCTTGAGGCAGAATCTGGCCGAGACATCTTGGTCAAATACTCCCAATGCAATTACAGGAAGTGATGTGAAGAAGACATTATAGAGTGATAGATACCAATCATTATATGCAGATTGACCCGAGAATGAAGCATACATCTCATAGAAAAAGATGGTGAATCCAAAAGTAATGTTCTTGTAGAAGAAATAGCATATCTGTCAAACAAGAAAGGATTGTGTCAAATCTTTGTGGTGCATTGGGCCTACAGTTAATTAGTAGTCCAAGGTATGGTCATCACACAGCTATATATAAGTTGAACTCTCTTAAGAACAGATCTTACCATTGACGAGATTCTTCTGTAACACCAATGTCCATGTACGAGTAGCAGGCGCTCCAAAAACCGGAACTGTGCAATTGCAATGTCACTTGACATGACTGCCTGAAATTTGGATAGGCAGAAAGGATATGTGAGAATTCACTTGGCAAAACATTTTTCCCAATCGAGTAACTCATGATGCATTTGGAATTTGTGAAGTCTTTACCTGCATTCCTTCAACACCGCTGATACCAATACCAATATCTGCTTCTTGAAGCATTCCTACATCATTTGCCCCATCACCAATTGCCAGAGTTGTTTTACCAGTTTTAACTTTTACCAGTCTTGTAACCTGCATTTATTGTAAATAAGAACTCCTTGTATTTATTGGAAAGaagattataaataaataataaaaaatgaaaatgaaaattaaaaaaattaaaaaaaacaagattgGTGGAATACTTACAAGTGCTTTCTGTTTGGGAGAAGAACGACAGCATATAACTGATGCACAGCCAATGGCAAGCTCTAGAAAGAGGTCCTGGACATCTGCCTCTAAGGCATAAGTGAGTGAATTCCCATCAATGATCAACGCCAATGCTTCGGAATTCTCTTCTGGTGAAGCAAGCAATGCCTTCGCCTCACTTATTTGATGGATAACACTTTCCTTCAATGCCTAAATAATAATCAAAGAACCATTATAAGCACTAGATCATGATATACGTACTCTTTAAATTAACCACTGAAAAATTAATCTTGCATTGGAAATTTAGTATACCCTGGCAACTTTGGACTTGTCCTCCACCTTCTCTAATGCTTTAGCCTCCGGAGTTTCTGAGCTGATTATTATTTGCTTCATTCCTTGTCGAAGCAAACTGCAGGCATATCTGGAACCAAAAATATATTAGGACTTAACAATCTTTATACGGTAAAATACGTATGCTGATACAGAGTCCAAATAGCAATCATACCCAATATTAATTGCTGTCTCCATTTTATCTCCAGTCAAAACCCATAGTTTAATTCCAGCCTGAGCAAGCTTGTCAATGCAGTCAGGAACCTATTCCGCacaaagaaaatgatgttTAGTCTTAATACAAATACCATACCAAATTTCTTTCACTAGGCAACAAATGCACATTAGAATATAACATGTACAGTAACACATGCAATTGTAATGATTAGTAATAGATTTGCCGGTTGTCTGAAAATATACCCCATTTTGAAGTTTGTCTTCAACTGCAGTAGCACCAAGAAGAATCAAGTTCCTCTCAATCTTCTCTGCCACTCCCTCCACAGTTTCCTCTCGATCTGCACTAACTAAGTTCTTGGCCTCCGTATACTCTTTGTTAAATTCAGAATACTCTCCTTCATCAACTTCCCGATATGCAAGTAGTAAAGTCCTCAAACCAGCATCAGCATACTCGTTAATGTGTTCTCGGGTTTTCTCTTCAAACTCCCTTCCATCCTTTGCAAGTCTTTGGAACATAACACTGCTTGTTGAATAAAAAAAGTATTTAATATGATTTCTCATCTGTTAGAATGAGGAGCATAGTGCTAAATTATTTTTGTATCACAGAGAAAAGGGAAGGAGTTTACAAACCTGTCAGCACCTTTACTGAGTAATATTATCTTTCCCTCCTCATCTCTTACAATTACAGACATTCTCTTCCTTGAGCTACTAAACTCCAACacattcaaaattttataaGATCTGTAGACAAAAAACAAACACAGCTCCAGATCAGCATGAACCAAGAATTTAACATGTCATATATAGTTAATTAAGTGAATGTGTTAAACAAGAAGTGTACCTTTCAACTCTCCTTCCAGACATAGGATCAAATTCGTGCAGGGAGATGGTTGTTTGAGCCCTATCATAAAATTCAAACCCCAGCTCTCTTGCTGCAATCACAAAAGCTGCCTCATCAGGTGATTCAGCCTCATATGAAACCCTTCCAGATTCTTCATCAACTTCAGGTATTGCAGTATGACAAACAGCGAGTAACTGTAGAAACTTCTGGATAACATCTGCACGAGGCTCCCTAACCCAATTGCCATCCATTATCCTTTCATCCATAAAGTTAAAGCCTTTTATTGATGTTTTGGCTTCGGTAGATTCTTCAACTTGGCCTTCTTCTTCAGTCACCCCTTCAAACAAAGACGAGCCTTTACCACTGGACAAAGCTCTCTCAACTTCTGTAACTCCGCGCCCAAAAGCAGTCCCGGCAATAGAACACTTAATAAACTCCATGGAGTTGCAGGTTAAGGTTCCTGTTTTGTCTGATAGAATAGTATCAACTTGGCCAAGTTCTTCATTCAAGTTTGAGGTACGTGCTCGAGCTGGCTTGTCAGTTTCCTCATAGTACATTTGCAGATCCTGGTTGATGAAAATGCTCTGGAGCACTTTGACGATCTCAATTGAAACATACAAGGAAATGGGAATGAGATAACTGTACAACATAACGGCAGTCAAGAACTGCAGAATGGCTGCAAGTGCTGCTCTTGTTGGATCATAGTATACTGTAGTATCATCTGGTCTAAGGTACCATCTTATCAATGCTTCATCTTCTATGTCTTCACTAGTTGTAACCCCAAAGACAATAGCACCAACAATAGACATCACAACCAAGAGGAAAAACAAGAAGTAGACTATCTTATCCATCCTTCTCTCAATTTTGCTTCTCTTCGAAGGTGGTTCAGTTGAGTTCTGCATAACTTTTGTATCATGACCTGTGAAGATAACAACCCCATATATAAAATCAGTGTTTCTCAGCTTAGAGTCCCTAAGAAGAAGCTGCTGAGGTGT containing:
- the LOC126794768 gene encoding probable calcium-binding protein CML15, with the protein product MPALQVEQLNQLRAIFARFDMDSDGSLTILELGALLRSLGLRPSGDQMHVLLSNIDANGNGSVEFDELVKAILPDMNEEIFINQQQLMEVFQSFDRDGNGYITAAELAKSMAKMGQPLTYKELTEMMKEADSDGDGVISFNEFATIMAKSASGYLGLGLS
- the LOC126794754 gene encoding putative phospholipid-transporting ATPase 9; this encodes MGGGGGRRKKQHFGRIHAFHRGKASFDGEHSQIGGPGFSRVVHCNDPECPEATAKNYESNYVRTTKYTLATFLPKAVFEQFRRVANLYFLICAILSFTPLSPYSAVSNVVPLVVVVGVTMGKEALEDWRRKKQDIEVNNRKILVHQSEGEFDATKWRDLKVGDIVKVEKDQFFPADLILLSSSYDEALCYVETTNLDGETNLKLKQSLEVTSNLHDDSTFKNFKALIRCEDPNASLYSFVGSLEFEGESYPLTPQQLLLRDSKLRNTDFIYGVVIFTGHDTKVMQNSTEPPSKRSKIERRMDKIVYFLFFLLVVMSIVGAIVFGVTTSEDIEDEALIRWYLRPDDTTVYYDPTRAALAAILQFLTAVMLYSYLIPISLYVSIEIVKVLQSIFINQDLQMYYEETDKPARARTSNLNEELGQVDTILSDKTGTLTCNSMEFIKCSIAGTAFGRGVTEVERALSSGKGSSLFEGVTEEEGQVEESTEAKTSIKGFNFMDERIMDGNWVREPRADVIQKFLQLLAVCHTAIPEVDEESGRVSYEAESPDEAAFVIAARELGFEFYDRAQTTISLHEFDPMSGRRVERSYKILNVLEFSSSRKRMSVIVRDEEGKIILLSKGADSVMFQRLAKDGREFEEKTREHINEYADAGLRTLLLAYREVDEGEYSEFNKEYTEAKNLVSADREETVEGVAEKIERNLILLGATAVEDKLQNGVPDCIDKLAQAGIKLWVLTGDKMETAINIGYACSLLRQGMKQIIISSETPEAKALEKVEDKSKVARALKESVIHQISEAKALLASPEENSEALALIIDGNSLTYALEADVQDLFLELAIGCASVICCRSSPKQKALVTRLVKVKTGKTTLAIGDGANDVGMLQEADIGIGISGVEGMQAVMSSDIAIAQFRFLERLLLVHGHWCYRRISSMICYFFYKNITFGFTIFFYEMYASFSGQSAYNDWYLSLYNVFFTSLPVIALGVFDQDVSARFCLKFPLLYQEGAQNVLFSWVRILGWSLNGIVSAMIIFFACILAIGSQAFRKGGEVVGFEIFGATMYSIVVWVVNCQMALSINYFTYIQHLFIWGGIVFWYIFQLAYGALDPSISTTAYKVFIEACAPAPFYWLLTLLVVVTSLLPYFTYAAFQMRFFPMYHQMIQWMRTDGQSDDPEFCQMVRQRSIRPTTVGYTARIATSRRFEEKPQGH
- the LOC126794770 gene encoding uncharacterized protein LOC126794770; protein product: MTTTSQTLPNYQPAGESLSTNPIPEAVPINSSGSIGPFFAVISVLTVLAFLSCVLGRILTRNKVVLTPLEGIRDQRSCFAWLKRNCRFQCLSGDHCHHPDVEVGSAKVKSFGQRGNDIAKVKEGDKPSSEDG